The Endozoicomonas montiporae CL-33 genome contains a region encoding:
- the ccoS gene encoding cbb3-type cytochrome oxidase assembly protein CcoS, translated as MESLFILIPIAVLFIALAIKVFFWAVDNGQFDDLEGPAHSILFEDKATKKSAQTDTCQSSEKDNHLQS; from the coding sequence ATGGAAAGCCTGTTTATTCTTATTCCTATCGCTGTTCTGTTTATTGCTCTGGCTATCAAGGTCTTTTTCTGGGCGGTCGATAATGGCCAGTTTGATGATCTGGAAGGCCCTGCTCACAGCATCCTTTTCGAAGATAAAGCAACAAAAAAGAGCGCTCAGACTGACACATGTCAGAGTAGTGAGAAAGATAACCACTTACAATCCTAA